In the genome of Triticum aestivum cultivar Chinese Spring unplaced genomic scaffold, IWGSC CS RefSeq v2.1 scaffold39443, whole genome shotgun sequence, the window GACGGCGGGCAGGCGTGCACGATGCTGGTGCGGACCCTGCACTGGATGGTGCCGTCATACGCCATCTGGGGCTTGCCATTCTTCCTGTTTTACTCGACACGTTTCTCCCAGCTCTTCTACGAGCGGCCCAACCAGAGCTTCTTCAgatccctcctctgccgcctcatGAGCCCACTGGTATGTATGTGTACGTCATAATTCGCAGCCGTGAAGAACATTACTTATTGCACAAACCATGCATGCACAAATTTCTCATGACAGCAGCAACCATGCATGCATGGATGAATCTTGGTGGTGCAGCGGGCAGGGGTGTCGAAGTTCATCGAGTCGTACCTGTTGTGGAAGCTGCCGCTGGGCAAGTACGGTCTGACGCCGGACCACCCCTTTGTCGAGGACTACGCCAGCTGCCAACTGGCCTTCCTCCCGGAGGGCTTCTTCGACATGGCTGACCACGGCCTGGTGCGCTTCAAGAGGGCCCCCGACGGGTGGTGGCTCTCGGAGATCGGCGTCGTCCTCGAAGACGGCACCGGGGTGGAGGCCGACCTCGTCTTCCTCGCCACCGGCTTCGAGGGCACGGACAAGCTCCGCGAGGTCCTCCCTAAGCCCTTCCGCGGCCTCCTCGTCGACGAGTCCTCCATGATGCCCCTCTACCAGTACGTGTATAGTACTCCATCCATCTCATAATAAAAGATGTTTTTTGGCACTAcattaggccctgtttggttcataagtcctatgatttttttagtcccaacttataagtctcaagtccctaaaaagtctctaCCTGTTTGGTTCATGGAACTTATAAATCCCTATAAGaacatattacaactataagtccttATAAGACTctcttgagagtcttatttcataagtcataaatgcccactttaagtccttATAAGTCCcttctgtttggtttagatggaacttatagggacttttttaagtccctaaatcAATAAgtcctggaaacaaacaccctcttagtCATACGTtattggaaccgagggagtagcaTGTTTATCATTAGTTACACGTGCATGTACCCAGTGCCTGATGACTGATGTGTTTGTGCAGCGGCACGATCCACCCGCTGATCCCGAACATG includes:
- the LOC123177291 gene encoding probable flavin-containing monooxygenase 1, whose translation is GGQACTMLVRTLHWMVPSYAIWGLPFFLFYSTRFSQLFYERPNQSFFRSLLCRLMSPLRAGVSKFIESYLLWKLPLGKYGLTPDHPFVEDYASCQLAFLPEGFFDMADHGLVRFKRAPDGWWLSEIGVVLEDGTGVEADLVFLATGFEGTDKLREVLPKPFRGLLVDESSMMPLYHGTIHPLIPNMAFVGFVESASNLHTSELRCRWLAGLLEGRFELPTVQAMMRHVAGEADAMRRTTRFYRRHCISTYSIHDSDGMCADLSSATHRKTNWISELFAPYNKEDYKQQ